The following proteins are encoded in a genomic region of Vibrio tasmaniensis:
- a CDS encoding BLUF domain-containing protein: protein MFLNRLIYVSTLSECCDSKALEEILTISRDHNRQSHLTGLLSHNQKYFLQCIEGSRDAVNHTYNHILNDKRHERVTILYFKEIDSREFGDWSMGDIPQSYLTELLNLQFSASDQFNPYEMSGESAYKILLELKKNLPSE, encoded by the coding sequence ATGTTCCTAAATCGGTTAATTTATGTCAGCACACTTTCCGAATGTTGTGATTCTAAAGCACTGGAAGAGATACTCACTATCTCACGAGACCACAACCGGCAGAGCCATCTAACAGGGCTTCTCAGCCATAATCAAAAGTACTTTCTTCAATGTATTGAAGGCTCTAGGGATGCCGTTAACCATACCTACAATCACATCCTAAATGACAAGCGACACGAGAGAGTGACCATACTGTATTTTAAGGAAATTGATAGTCGAGAGTTTGGAGATTGGTCGATGGGAGACATTCCACAGTCCTATTTAACCGAGCTGTTGAACTTACAGTTTTCTGCATCTGATCAATTTAACCCATACGAAATGTCTGGCGAAAGTGCTTATAAAATACTTTTAGAGTTAAAGAAAAATTTGCCGTCTGAGTGA